The Streptomyces durmitorensis genome contains the following window.
ACCAACCGCTCCAGCGTCTCGCCCTCATCCATGGGCCAAGCCTATGCGTGCCGGGTGTCCAGCATCGTCGCCCCGATCCCGGCGACCACAGCGGCGAGGCCCTTCTCGAACCCCGCGTCGTAGTCGCGGAACATTTCGTCCCCGGCCGCCGAGGCGAGCGGATACGCGGCGAGCCGCTGCGCGCGGGCCTCCAGGTCGTAGCCGCCCCCCTCCTTCGCGGGGTCGGGGCCCATCGACTGCTCCTCGATCACGTAGCCGATCGTGTAGCTGTACCCCGTGAGCCAGGCGCGGGCCGCGCCGCCCGGCGTGAAGCCCCCCGCCGTGAGCATGCGCAGGTGCGCCTCCATGGGGGCGGCGTACGACATGTCCGTGAAGCGCGTACCGCTGTAGACCTTCGCGCCGTCGCGGTACCTCAGCAGGTGCCGCCGCAGGCCGCGCATCGCGGCGGCGAAGGCGGTCGGCCAGTCGGCGTCCGGTACCGCCTCCGCCGCGAGCTCGTCGTTCATGCGCCGCAGCATCTCCGTCGCCATCTCGTCGAGCAGCGCCTGCTTGTCCTTGAAATGCCAGTACAGAGCGGGCGCCTTGACGTCCAGCTCCTTGGCGATGGCGCGCAGGGAGAGCCCGTCGAGGCCCGTCTCGTTCAGGAGCTTCAGGGCGGTGCGCGCCACGCGGGTGCGGTCCAGGGGTGTCGTAGCCACCTTGACAATTTAACACCGTTAAGCGCAGGCTCCGGGCATGGCACTTAACAGCGTTAAGGACGGAGCCGTCATGGCTGTCATGACCGACGTACTGATCGTGGGCGCCGGACCCACGGGCCTGACCCTCGCCTGCGACCTCGCTCGACGCGGCGTGGACGCCCTGGTCGTCGAGCGGGCCGACACCCTCTTCCCCGGCTCCCGCGGCAAGGGCATCCAGCCCCGCACCCAGGAGGTCTTCGACGACCTCGGGGTCATCGAGGCGGCCGAGGCGGCGGGCGGCCCCTACCCGGTCGGCATGGTCTGGCAGGACGGCGAGCGGCAGGGCGAGCACCGGATGTTCGAGGAGAGTGAGCCGACCCCGGACGCCCCGTACGACCGGCCGCTGATGCTCCCCCAGTGGCGCACGCAGGAGATCCTCCACGCCCGCCTGCGCGAACTCGGCGGCGCGGAGATCGAGTTCGGCGCCGCACTGACCGGCCTCGCGCAGGACGAGGAGGGCGTCACCGCCCGGCTCGCGGACGGCAGGACGGTCCGCGCCGCCTACGCCGTGGCGGCCGACGGCGGCCGTTCGACCGTGCGCGCGGCGCTCGGCATCGGCATGACGGGCGAGACCGTCGACCCGAACCCGATCCTGGTGGCCGACGTCCGCATCCCCGCCCTGGACCGCGACAACTGGCACATGTTCCCGCCCGCCGCCGACGGCGGGGGCTTCCTGGCGATCTGCCCGCTGTCGGGCACCCCGGACTTCCAGCTGACGGCCCAGTTCACGGACGGGACCGCCCCCGACACCTCGCTCGAAGGCGTACGCAAAGTCGTCGCCGCCCGTACGCACCTGGCCGCCGACGAGGTGACCGAGGTGCGCTGGGCCTCCGACTTCCGGCCGCGCGCGGCGATGGCGGACCGGTTCCGCGCAGGCCGCGTGTTCCTGGCCGGCGACGCGGCGCACGTGCACTCACCCGCGGGCGGCCAGGGCCTGAACACCAGCGTGCAGGACGCGTACAACCTGGGCTGGAAGCTGGGCGCGGTCCTGCGGGGCGGCGCCCCCGACGCACTCCTCGACACGTACGAGGCCGAGCGGCTGCCCAACGCCGCGCAGATGCTGGGCCTTTCCACCCGCATCCACCGGGGCGAGGAGCGGCGCGGGGAGGCCACCCGCCAGCTGGGCCTCGGCTACCGGGACAGCTCCCTGTCGGTGGAGACCCGCACGGACCTCCCGGACGAGGCGCTGCGGGCGGGCGACCGAGCACCGGACGGGCCGTGCGGCGCGGGACGGCTCTTCGACGCGTTCAGGGGACCGCACTGCACACTGCTCGCGGTCGGCACGGATGCCGAACTGCCTTCGCTGGACGAGGAGTTGGTGCACGTACACCGCGTCGATGCCTACGCGCCCTACGGCAAGGGCCTCTTCCTGGTGCGCCCGGACGGGTACGTCGGCTGGGCGGGCGAGGACGCGAGGGGCCTGACCGACTACGTCAGGCTGATCCGCCAGGACAACTCATCCGCGAAGACAGTTGACCTCAAGCAAACTTGAGGTTCTACCTTCAGGGCATGGACACTTTCACGTACTCCCACAGCGACGAAGACCTCATCGACCAGCCCATCGGCTACTGGGCATCGGCCGCGGGTGAGGCCGTCGTCCACCACATCCGCACCATGCTCGCCGAGTCCGGGCTCACCCAGCCCGAGTGGTGGATCCTGAACCAGATCGTCGCCGACGACGGCCGCGACAAGGCGGCCGTGCTCGCCACTCTGCGCGGCTACCTGAACGTGGGCGACGGCTCCCTGCAGCACGACATCCGCGCCCTGCACGAGCGCGGCCTGCTCACCGAGGACGCCGACGGCCGCCTCCGCATCACCGATGAGGGCCGCACCCTGCGGGACAACACCGCCCTGCGCCAGCAGAAGACCCGGGACCAGATCCACCAGGGCATCCCTGAGGAGGAGTACATCCGCACCCTCAAGGTCCTCCAGCGCATGATCCACAACGTGGGCGGGTCGGCCTGGCACCACTGAGGCCTGCCCCTCCCGGATCGGTCAGTCGCCGTCCAGGAGGGTGTCCACGGGCAGGTCGAGGGTGACGCCCACGGACGGGGGGACGGGGACGGACTGGCCGCGCTTGTAGCGGGAGCAGGTCACGTACTCGTCCCCGTCGGGGTCCGAGTACACCAGCACCTCGTCGTGCTTCCGGTCGACGACGACGTATACGGGAATGCCCGTCCTGGCGTAGGTCTCGACCTTCGTGACCAGTTCGTCGGCCCGGTTGGACGATGTCACTTCCATGACCAGGCGGAACACATGCGGGGCGTAGCAGTTCTTCTCGACGACCTCGTCTTTGTAGTCCACGTCGACGATGGACAGGTCGGGCACCGCAAAGTCGTCAGGGCCGGTCGGCAGCCAGAGGCCGATGCCCTGCACATGGCGGAGCCCCGCCTCCCGGGCCCCAGCCTTGTAAAGCTCCACGGTGAGCCAGGACAAGGTGTCCTGGTGCTGACCATCCGGCGGCGGTGTCACAACAATGCTCCCGTTGAGGATCTCCACCCGGTGTCCGGGCAGCTCTTCCCAGAGGCGGTCGGCAGCATCGGCGAGCGACGTCTCATGCATTATCACGGCCATGGCAGCCTCCTTTCGGGAGCACTCTTCATGAGCGTAACCGCCCCCGCCGTCATTCCGCCCTGCATCACCCATTCGAGTAACCCCCCTGGTCAGAACGCGTCCGTCGGCACGTACGCCCCCCACACCTCCCGCAGCGCGTCGCACACCTCGCCCACCGTCGCCCGCGCCCGCAGCGCGTCCTTCATCGGGTAGAGGACGTTGGCCTCTCCCTTGGCCGCCTCCTGGAGCGAGGAGAGTGCCGCGTCCACCGCCGCCCGGTCGCGCTCCGCCCGCAGCCTCGCGAGGCGGGCCGCCTGCTGGGCCTCGATGGCGGGGTCGACGCGGAGGGGTTCGTAGGGCTCCTCCGCGTCCAGCTGGAAGCGGTTGACGCCGACCACCACGCGTTCACCGGAGTCGGTCTCCTGGGCGATGCGGTAGGCGCTGCGCTCGATCTCGCTCTTCTGGAAGCCGTGCTCGATGGCGGCCACCGCGCCGCCCATGTCCTCGACGCGCTCCATGAGCCCAAGGGCCGCGGCCTCGATGTCGTCCGTCATCTTCTCGACGACGTACGACCCGGCGAACGGGTCGACCGTGGCGGTCACGTCCGTCTCGTACGCGAGGACCTGCTGCGTGCGCAGGGCCAGGCGCGCGCTCTTGTCGGTCGGCAGCGCGATCGCCTCGTCGAAGGAGTTCGTGTGCAGGGACTGGGTGCCGCCGAGCACCGCGCCCAGGCCCTGGACCGCGACCCGGACGAGGTTCACCTCGGGCTGCTGGGCGGTGAGCTGGACCCCGGCCGTCTGCGTGTGGAAGCGCAGCATCAGCGACTTCGGGTTCTTCGCGCCGAACTCGTCGCGCATCACGCGGGCCCAGATGCGGCGCGCGGCACGGAACTTGGCGACCTCCTCCAGGAGCGTCGTACGTGCCACGAAGAAGAAGGACAGGCGGGGCGCGAAGTCGTCCACGTCCATGCCCGCCGCGACCGCCGTGCGGACGTACTCGATGCCGTCGGCGAGGGTGAAGGCGATCTCCTGCGCGGGCGTCGCACCCGCCTCGGCCATGTGGTAGCCGGAGATGGAGATGGTGTTCCACTTCGGGATCTCGGCCCGGCAGTACTTGAAGATGTCCGCGACCAGGCGCAGCGACGGCTTGGGCGGGAAGATGTACGTGCCGCGCGCGATGTACTCCTTCAGGATGTCGTTCTGGATCGTGCCCGTCAGCTCGCCTGCGTCGACGCCCTGTTCCTCGCCCACCAGTTGGTACATGAGGAGCAGCAGGGCGGCGGGGGCGTTGATCGTCATCGACGTCGACACCTTGTCCAGCGGGATGCCGCCGAACAGGACGCGCATGTCGTCGATCGAGTCGATCGCGACGCCCACCTTGCCGACCTCGCCGGACGCGATCGGGGCGTCCGAGTCGTGGCCCATCTGCGTGGGCAGGTCGAAGGCGACGGAGAGGCCCGTCGTGCCGTTCGCGATCAGCTGCTGGTAGCGGGCGTTGGACTCGACGGCCGTGCCGAAGCCCGCGTACTGGCGCATCGTCCAGGGGCGGCCGGTGTACATGGTGGGATACACGCCGCGTGTGAAGGGATAGGCGCCCGGTGCGCCCAGCTTCGTCGCGGGATCCCAGCCGTCGAGGGCCTCGGGGCCGTACACGGGCTCGACGGGCAGTCCGGACTCCGAATCACGCGCCATCGCTCTGCGCCTCCTGCGAGAGATCCTTCTCCGTTACTTCTCCGGTATAGCGGTCCTCCCCCAGCATGCGGCAACGTTCAGGGGTGGTCACTCGCGGGGAACACTCTCAGCGAGGCTGTGGAGCAGTTCAGCGATGACGGGGGTCGTTGTGGGCAAAGGTGCGATAGCCGTGGGGGCCGTGGTCGCGGTCGCCCTGGTCGGCGGGTGCAAGGCGCAGGCCGTCGACTCGGACGGGAAGGCGCAGCCGGTCAGGATCTCCCCCACGAAGACGAAGTCGGACGGGACCGGCCCCGATGAGCCGTCCGGGCCGTCCAAGGGGACGGCCGAGGGACCTTCCGAGGCGGCGCCGACCCCCGAGCCGGCGCCGAAGACGCTGCTCGCGCCGGGGCAGCGCGGCGACCAGGTGCGTGAGCTGCAGGCCAGGCTCCGGCAGATCGCCTGGTTCTTCGACAACCCCTCGGGGACGTACGGCTCGTCCACGACCTCCGCGGTCAAGGGGTTCCAGGGCAAGCGCGGGCTGCCCCGCACGGGCACGACGGACACGGTGACCTGGCAGAAGCTGGTCGGCATGACGCGCGAGCCCACGAAGTACGAGCTGTACTCGGGAGGCGGCATCCCGGCGTCGAAGCCCGACAAGCGCTGCATGACCGGCCGCGTCCTGTGCATCAGCAAGGAGAGCCGCACGCTGACCTGGATGATCGACGGCAAGGCCGTCTCGACGATGGACGTGCGCTTCGGCTCGCAGTACACCCCCACCCGTGACGGCACGTTCACCGTCTACTGGAAGTCACGCCACCACGTCTCGACGCTGTACGACACCGCCATGCCGTACGCGATGTTCTTCAGCGGCGGCCAGGCCGTGCACTACTCGTCGGACTTCGCGGCGACCGGTTACAACGGCGCTTCGCACGGCTGCGTGAACGTACGGGACGAGAAGAAGATCGCGAGTCTGTTCTCGCAGGTAAAGAACGGCGACAAGGTCGTCGTCTACAAGTGAGGCCGGCAGATGCGGAGAACGGCCCGGGGCCGGATTAATCAGCGTGGGCGGGATCGGGGGAACGTCTCCCGCCCACGCTGGTGGCACTGAGCCAAAGGTACGGGGGGAACCCCTGGCTCGTGCGCGGGCCGATGACCAGTCGGCTCACTTCTTACTGCGTCGCTGCTCCAAAAAACGTCACACCTGCGGCGCGCGATGTTTCCGAGCAGGTCAGAGGCCCACCGGGACGCGGGCAGGACTCGGCTAGGACCCGTTATCGGGCAGTACGGGCTGCGCGCTGTACGAGGCGGTCACCGTGGGCGCCGGATGCGGCACCGAGGGGGCCACGATCGGCGGGACGGGGCTGCTGCCGCCGTTGCCCCAGTGGTCGTTGCCGCCGCCGGACGTTCCGTCGCCGTTGCCCTGGTCGCCGTCGCCGCCGTTGTCTCCGTCGTCGCCGCCGTTGCCGCCATCGCCGCTGCCGCCGTTGTGCTCGCGGTCGTTGCCCGATCCGTCCAGGACACGGCCGCAGAACTCGGTCACCCGCCGGGGTCCCTTGGCGGCTTCCTCCAGGCGGCGCCTCTTGTCGCCCTGGAGCTCTCCGCTGCGGTAGTCGCGGCAGGCGGAGACCACCTTGCGGTACCAGTCGCTCGCCTCGTCCTCGCGCTGCGGGTCGCCGGAGCCGGGCTGCGTGGTGCCCGCGCCGCCGTTGCCGCCCTTGGACGTGCTCTTTGGGTCCTCGACTTCCTGCGGCGGCGCGCTGCTGCCGGGTTCGCGCGTGGGGTCTTCCGGGGTGGTGGTCACGTCGTCGGGCTCGACGTCCGGCGCGCTGCTCGCGTCGTCGGACGGCGACGAGAGCGGTTCGGGCGAGGCGACGGACGAGGCGGAGGCCGCGGGGCCCGGCTTGTCACGGTCGCCGAACGGCGAGGGGAGCACGCCCGTGCCGGCCGCCACGGCGACTCCGCCGATCATGCAGCCGGCCAGCACCGCGGCGAGTCCGTACCGCAGGGGGCGGGCCCAGCGTGCGGGGCGCGGAGACTCGGACGAGCGGCCGATATGCACCGTTTCGCCCGCTCCCACGCGCGTAGAAGCTGTCCGTGCATGAGGGCCACGAGCCTCCCGGAACGCCGCGAGCGCGGCGGCTTCACCAGGGAGTTCGGAGGAAATGTCGGCCGGTACGACGGAGCCCGCGCGGTCGTCGGCGGCCAGTGCGGCCAACGCCTTGGCCAGTTGCGCGGCCTGTTCCCGCGCCTGAGGGTCGGTGCTGTCGATGCCGTCGGTGCCGTCAACGCCGTCGGTGCCGTCGGTGCCGTCGGTGCCGTCGAAGGGGTCACCGCTCAGCAAACGCTCCGCCGCTTCGCGGTCCAGCCACCTGTAATCCTCGTCGGCCATCACATGTCCTTCTGCGCCCGGATACGCGAATGCGTCACACCGGCGGACGTCACCGCAGGCCCGCGCCGCTCCCTCTGGGGCGGTACCGCGTCCAGCGCACCCTGACTCGGCGGGCCGTCGGCGCCGAGCAGTTCCGCGAGCCGCTTCAGGCCGCGGTGCGCGGCGGTGCGGACGGCTCCGGGGCGCTTGCCGAGGGTCAGGGCCGCGCTCTTGGCGTCGAGGCCGACGACCACCCGGAGCACGACCGCTTCCGCCTGGTCCTGCGGGAGCTGGGCTATCAGGGCGAGGGCGTCTCCGGTCGCGAGGGACTCCATCGCCTCGTCGGCTGTGTCCGCTTCGCCCGGCTTCCCGGTCAGCTCGGTCTCGTCGCCGCCTATCGCCGGGCGGCGGCCCCGCATACGTATGTGATCGAGCGCGCGGTTGCGCGCTATGCGCGCGGCCCAGCCGCGGAACCGGTCCGCGTCGCCGCTGAACCGGTCGAGGTCCCGGGCTATCTGCAGCCAGGCCTCGGACGCGACATCCTCCGCGTCCGGGTCTCCGACCAGCGTTCTTACGTAGCCGAGCAGCCGCGGGTGCACGGCGCGGTACACAGTCCGGAACGCGGTCTCGTCCCCGTCCTGCGCCGCAAGCACCGCGGCGGTCAGTTCCGCGTCGTCCCCCAGCACAACTTCTCCCTATGCGCCTACACCGGTTGCGGTCCTGCCCCCGCAGCCTGGCGCGAAGCAGCACGCTACGGGCTGAAGTGGGCTCACGTCCATGTTTGGTACAACGCGCAACTAGCGCGTGACAGTACGCGGTGTGACAGAAAACGCACCCGCGGCGCTGAAGGGAGTACGGGCCGCGTGCGGTCCGTCCGCGTGACGGCCGGGGTCTCTCCTGTGGGGGGTGGCGACCCCGGCCGCTCACCTTGGCGGGGGCCCTGGGCGGATCTCCCCCCTGTGGCTTCGCCCCTTCCCCCTTGGCTTCGGGCGCCGCTCCCTCTCCCCTTGTTCGTCTGCGGGTTGGTCGTGGCTGGTCGCGCCGTTCCCCGCGCCCCTTCGGGGCGCTCCCCCGGCCGCTCCTCAACCGGTGTGGGGCTTGGGCTGCTTGGGGGGCTTGGGGGGCTTCGCGTTTTTCGGCTCCTTGGAGTGCTTGTTGTGGCTCTCCTTGGGGGCCTTGCTCTTGCCCTTGTCCTTGCCTTTGCCCTTGCTCGCGTCCTTCGCCTTGCCGGGCTGCTCCGCCTGCGGCGGCGTCGGCGAGGCCGGGCGCTGTGCGGGGGCCGTTGTGCGGGGCGGGCTCGGGCGGTCGCGGTCGGGGGCGCTGGTGTCCGGCGTAGGCGACGCGTTGATGGAGGCGAGAGCGACCCCGCCGAGCAGCACGCTCGCGATCACCGCGCCCACCGCCGCCCGCAGCGAACCCAGCGCACGGCCTCGTGCGCTCGGACGCCAGTCGTCGCGGCGGCGGGTGCGTGCCCGGTGGTTGCCCCCGTCCCGCGCGGAGCGGAACGCGGCGACCGCACGGCTCTGGGCGTCGGCGTCGACGGCGCCGGAACGCACCGCCTCACCCAACACCGCGTCCACGCGTTCGTTCACGCCCATCCTGACTCCCCGGTCATCTCGACTCCCCCAGCGGACCGGCGCCGTCATCCGTCACACCTCGCGCCGCGCCCAACTGCTCGGCGAGCCGCTTGAGGCCCCGGTACGCGGCGGTACGCACCGCCCCGGGGCGTTTGCCGAGCACCCGCGCCGTCGCCGGGGCGTCCAGGCCGACGACCACCCGCAGCAGCACCGCCTCCGCCTGATCCCGCGGCAGCCCAGCGATCAGCGCGATGGCCTGCTCCGTGGAGATCGACTCGAGCGCCTGCTCCGACGTGCTGTGCGGTCCGGGGAGTTCGAGCATGTCCTGTTCGAGGGCGGACGGGCGCGGCCTGACCTTCTGGCGCCGCAGATGGTCGAGGGCCCGGTGGCGCGCGATGGTCGCCGTCCAGCCGCGGAAGCCCGCGCCGTCGCCCCGGAACCGCCCCAGGTCGCGGGCGATCTCCAGCCAGGCCTCGGCCGCAATGTCCTCGGCGGTCTCTCCGTCGTGGCCGACCAGACCCCGCAGATAGCCGACGAGCCCCGGCTGCACCAGGCGGTACGCGACCGCGAAGGCCGCCTCGTCGCCCTCCTGTGCCCGCGCGACCGCGGCGCCCAGCTCCTCGTCCCGCGCCTGTGCGCGACGGGGTTCCCCTCCTCGACCCACGCTTTCCCATCCGTACCGCTGCGACACTGCTCACCGTGTCCGTGCCCCCACGGTGAGCTGCGCCAAGGTCCACAGAAATGTCACAGGTCCGGGCGGTTCAGACCTCGAAGAGCGAGCCACCGCCGAGGCCGACGTCCGCCAGGTCGAGGACCAGGGACGGGTCGGGGGCCCGCGCGACGACCGGCTTGTCGTAGTCGGACATTTCCATCTCCATGCGCACGTCGTCCTTTGTCTGTGTCATGCCGACGAGGTACGGCTTGTCGCCCGTCGCCAGGTAGACGGTCATGTCGTTGCCGCCGTCCGTCGCTTCGAGCGGCGTCACCCGCCGCCCGTGCCACTGCCTCTCCGGCAGCGCCCGCGTCCCGCTCAGATCGGTGAGTGAGCCGCCGTCGAGGTCGCCGAGCGCCGTGCCCAGGTCGCACATCTGCGCCGGCGAGGCCGCGCTCGGCGCCCGGCGCTCCGTCGGGATCCTCATGTACTTGCCGCGCGCGAGCGCCGTCCGCTCCCTGGCCCTGGCCGCGACCTCCGGGCGGCCGCTCGCCTCACCGGCGGCACGGATCGCGTCGAGCGCCTCGCCCGAGAAACGGAAGTAGGCCTCTTTGGCACTGATCATGACGATGTCGCCGCTCTTGGTGGGCCCGTCGTCGAACGTCCCGGTGCATCTGTTGTGGCGGTCCATGTGCACGGAGATCTTCTGGTGCTTGGCGGGGCCGGTGATCTCGGCGCTGATGCGCAAGGTGTCGGCGCTCTTGAGCAACTCCATGGCCTCCCCGGAAAGCCGCTCGCCCCGCACCTCGTCGGCGGGCTTCGGCGGCTCCGACGGCGTCCGCTCGACCAGCCCCTCGTACACCTTCCCCTCACCACCACCGCAGGACACGAGCGCCCCCATCACGAGACAGCAGGCGACTCCCCGCACCCACCGGCGTCTCTTCCCCACCACAGAAACCACGCTCCCCACCCGCACTTCTCTCTCACTCCCCGTTCACAGCTGTCAGGTGACCCAGCGCAACGCATTACCCAAACGTCACACCTCAGAAGTGCGGGATACGTCACGTCGCATTTCGCCCAGCCACGTACAACCGTTTGACCCTCGGGCCGGTCGTAAGCACTCGTTTTGGTCAACCGGTAATTCCGCTAAGGGGTGGGGTATTTGAGCCCGCGTAAACCGCGCGATACAGCGCGAACCACGCACGCGTACAGACCGCTGAGTCTCAAGCGCAGGGCGTGGCTGACGATCGGAGCCGTCGTGCTGGGGGGCGCGGGGGCCGTCACGTACGCGATGGCGGATCCCTCGACCGGGGACTCGACGGACGAGGTCTCCCGCGGCAAGCGCCCGGTGAGTGTGCACGACATCGCGCTCAGGGCCGACGGCGCCAAGGAGAGGGAGCTGCCGCGCACGTCGACGAAGCAGTTCTCGCTGCTCGGCGTCTCATGGACCGGCGTGACGAAGGAACTTGAGGGCACGGCCCAGGTCCGCACCCGCTCCATCGAGAGCGCCAAGTGGACCGGGTGGCAGAGCCTGGACCTGGAGCTGCACCTGCCCGAGAAGGCCGAGGCGGGCATGCGCGCGGCCTCCGAGCCGCTGTGGGTCGGCCCTTCGGACGGCGTCGAGGTCCGCGTGGTGGCGGCGGACGGCACCTCAAGTGAGGCGCTCCCCAAGGGACTTGAGGTCAACCTCGTGGACCCGGGTGTGACGTCCAAGGAGGCGGACAACCCGGCGCTGGACGGTTCCGCGATGGCGCCGGCGGCGTTCGCGGCCCCCGCGGCCGACGAGACGACGGTGCCACCGGACCCGGGTTCGGGCGGCGGTTCCGGGGAGCCCGCGCCGTCGGACCCCCCGACTGACCCCCCGACGGAGGCACCGACAGAGGCACCCTCCTCGCCCACCCCCACGGATCCGGGCACCGAGCCGCCCACGTCCCCCGCCCCCACGGGCTCCCCCACCGCCTCCCCTGACCCGGAGCCCACGGTTCCGCCCGCTCCGCCGTCCACCGTCAGCAAGCCGCCCATCCTCAGCAGGGCGGCGTGGGGCGCGGACGAGTCCCAGGTCGAGGACCCGCCGGAGTACATAGACAAGGTCAAGGCGGTCTTCGTCCACCACACGGTCGGCACGAACGACTACAGCTGCGCCCAGTCGGCGTCCCTGGTCCGCGGTGTCATGACGTACCACGTGAAGACCGAGGGCTGGAACGACCTCGGCTACAACTTCCTCGTGGACAAGTGCGGCCAGGTCTTCGAGGGCCGCGGCGGCGGCACCGATCTGCCGGTGCGCGGCGCGCACACGTACGGCTTCAACGGCGAGTCCGCGGGCATCGCGGTGCTCGGCGACTTCGAGGGCGACCCGGCCACGGGCAAACCGGCGGGCAAGCCGACCCGCGCGACCCTGGAGTCGGTGTCGCGCGTCGCGGCCTGGAAGCTGGGCCAGTACGGCGGCGACCCGCTGGGCAAGGCCACGCTGACGGCGGCCGACGACACGGGCGTGTGGAAGAAGGGCGACACCCCGTCGCTCAACACGATCTCGGGCCACCGGGACGGCTTCGCGACGGCATGCCCCGGCAAGACCCTCTACGCGAAGCTCGGCGAGATCCGCCGCTACGCGGCGAGCCCGGCCCGCAACTCCGCGATCCCCACGTCGGACTCCAACCGGGACGGCATCACGGACCTGGTGGCGGGCACGCCCAAGGCATCGGGCGGCGTGGGCAGCCTGACGGTCGTGCCGGGCGGCCTCGACGGCCCGGTGAGCGGGCTGAAGAAGACCCTCACCCAGTCGAGCCCCGGAGTCCCCGGCGCCTCGGAGGCGGGCGACAACTGGGCGGCGGCCACGGCCTGGGGTGACATCAACGGCGACGGATACGCGGACCTGGCGATCGGCGCCCCCGGCGAGGACGACACCACGAACAAGGACCGCGGCGCGGTCACGATGCTCTACGGCCCGGACTTCACCACCGGCACGGACATGCAGCTGGCGGACGACTTCCACTACCCGGGTGCCAAGTTCGGCTCCGCGGTGGCGGTCGGCGACTTCAACGCGGACGGCAAGGCGGACGTCTTCGCGGCGTCCACCGGCACCGGCGGCACCTGGGCGGCACGCTTCAAGGCGGGCAGCGAGGTGGGCGGCACCCTGACGTCGGGCGACACGGCCATCTCGTACGCGGATGCCGCGTCCGGCGACTTCAACCGTGACGGCTACGCGGACGTGGCGCTGAACTACCGCGACCAGTCGGGGATCGGCCGCGTGCAGTGGTTCAAGGGCACGAGGTCGGGCCTGAGCAGGGTCGGTTCGCTGACGGTGAAGGGCGGCAGGTCACTGGCAGTGGGCGACGTGAACGGCAACGGCTACGACGACCTGGTCATAGGCCAGCCGTACACGGCGGAGTCGGGCGCGTTCGCGGGCGGCCAGGTGACGGTGATCCCAGGCACGTCGACGGGCTTCACGACCACCGGCATGAAGACGGTCCACCAGGACACGTCCGGAGTCCCGGGCGCCGCCGAGTCGGGCGACGCGATGGGCTGGTCGGTCTCGGCGGGCGACTACAACCTGGACGGCTACGCGGACGTCCTGGCGGGCGCACCGAACGAGGACATCACGCGGGACGGTTCGTCGAGGAAGGACGCAGGCACGTCACTCCTCCTGAAGGGCACGTCGTCCGGCCTGACGGGCACGGGCGCGTCGGCGTTCTCGCAGGACACGACGGGGATCACCGGCTCCACGGAGGCGGCCGACCGCCTGGGCGCGTCGGTGACCCTGACGGACCTGTCCGGCTACGGCCGCGCGGATCTGGCGATCGGCGTGGACGGCGAGGACGCGGGCAACGGCACGATCCTGCAGCTGGACAGCGGCAGTTCGGGCGTATCGACGTCGGGTGGCGTCTACTACGGCCGTACGTTGCTGGGCACCCCGGCGGGCGCACACTTGGGCGAGACCCTGACGCCGTAGACGTATCCGCAGGAAGTAACCCATGCGCCGTGCTGCTCCCCGAAGCTGAGGGAGCGGCACGGCGCTCGGCGTCCCGGAGGACAGGACGACGCCCGCACGAGAAGACGAAGCTCCAGCAGAACCCGTCCTCGACGTACGAGATGAAGGCGAGGTTCACGACGGAGCGCCGCATGCTCTTCGCCGGTGACCGCCTGTACATCGGCGGTGAGCACGTCACGCAGCCGTCCACCGTCTTCGAGAAGAAGCAGCCGCTCGCGGCGGTTCTCGGGGGGAAGCAGGCGGCGGCTA
Protein-coding sequences here:
- a CDS encoding acyl-CoA mutase large subunit family protein — encoded protein: MARDSESGLPVEPVYGPEALDGWDPATKLGAPGAYPFTRGVYPTMYTGRPWTMRQYAGFGTAVESNARYQQLIANGTTGLSVAFDLPTQMGHDSDAPIASGEVGKVGVAIDSIDDMRVLFGGIPLDKVSTSMTINAPAALLLLMYQLVGEEQGVDAGELTGTIQNDILKEYIARGTYIFPPKPSLRLVADIFKYCRAEIPKWNTISISGYHMAEAGATPAQEIAFTLADGIEYVRTAVAAGMDVDDFAPRLSFFFVARTTLLEEVAKFRAARRIWARVMRDEFGAKNPKSLMLRFHTQTAGVQLTAQQPEVNLVRVAVQGLGAVLGGTQSLHTNSFDEAIALPTDKSARLALRTQQVLAYETDVTATVDPFAGSYVVEKMTDDIEAAALGLMERVEDMGGAVAAIEHGFQKSEIERSAYRIAQETDSGERVVVGVNRFQLDAEEPYEPLRVDPAIEAQQAARLARLRAERDRAAVDAALSSLQEAAKGEANVLYPMKDALRARATVGEVCDALREVWGAYVPTDAF
- a CDS encoding L,D-transpeptidase family protein, which translates into the protein MTGVVVGKGAIAVGAVVAVALVGGCKAQAVDSDGKAQPVRISPTKTKSDGTGPDEPSGPSKGTAEGPSEAAPTPEPAPKTLLAPGQRGDQVRELQARLRQIAWFFDNPSGTYGSSTTSAVKGFQGKRGLPRTGTTDTVTWQKLVGMTREPTKYELYSGGGIPASKPDKRCMTGRVLCISKESRTLTWMIDGKAVSTMDVRFGSQYTPTRDGTFTVYWKSRHHVSTLYDTAMPYAMFFSGGQAVHYSSDFAATGYNGASHGCVNVRDEKKIASLFSQVKNGDKVVVYK
- a CDS encoding FAD-dependent oxidoreductase: MAVMTDVLIVGAGPTGLTLACDLARRGVDALVVERADTLFPGSRGKGIQPRTQEVFDDLGVIEAAEAAGGPYPVGMVWQDGERQGEHRMFEESEPTPDAPYDRPLMLPQWRTQEILHARLRELGGAEIEFGAALTGLAQDEEGVTARLADGRTVRAAYAVAADGGRSTVRAALGIGMTGETVDPNPILVADVRIPALDRDNWHMFPPAADGGGFLAICPLSGTPDFQLTAQFTDGTAPDTSLEGVRKVVAARTHLAADEVTEVRWASDFRPRAAMADRFRAGRVFLAGDAAHVHSPAGGQGLNTSVQDAYNLGWKLGAVLRGGAPDALLDTYEAERLPNAAQMLGLSTRIHRGEERRGEATRQLGLGYRDSSLSVETRTDLPDEALRAGDRAPDGPCGAGRLFDAFRGPHCTLLAVGTDAELPSLDEELVHVHRVDAYAPYGKGLFLVRPDGYVGWAGEDARGLTDYVRLIRQDNSSAKTVDLKQT
- a CDS encoding MarR family winged helix-turn-helix transcriptional regulator gives rise to the protein MDTFTYSHSDEDLIDQPIGYWASAAGEAVVHHIRTMLAESGLTQPEWWILNQIVADDGRDKAAVLATLRGYLNVGDGSLQHDIRALHERGLLTEDADGRLRITDEGRTLRDNTALRQQKTRDQIHQGIPEEEYIRTLKVLQRMIHNVGGSAWHH
- a CDS encoding Uma2 family endonuclease; translation: MAVIMHETSLADAADRLWEELPGHRVEILNGSIVVTPPPDGQHQDTLSWLTVELYKAGAREAGLRHVQGIGLWLPTGPDDFAVPDLSIVDVDYKDEVVEKNCYAPHVFRLVMEVTSSNRADELVTKVETYARTGIPVYVVVDRKHDEVLVYSDPDGDEYVTCSRYKRGQSVPVPPSVGVTLDLPVDTLLDGD
- a CDS encoding TetR/AcrR family transcriptional regulator C-terminal domain-containing protein yields the protein MVKVATTPLDRTRVARTALKLLNETGLDGLSLRAIAKELDVKAPALYWHFKDKQALLDEMATEMLRRMNDELAAEAVPDADWPTAFAAAMRGLRRHLLRYRDGAKVYSGTRFTDMSYAAPMEAHLRMLTAGGFTPGGAARAWLTGYSYTIGYVIEEQSMGPDPAKEGGGYDLEARAQRLAAYPLASAAGDEMFRDYDAGFEKGLAAVVAGIGATMLDTRHA